Proteins encoded together in one Aminipila butyrica window:
- a CDS encoding class B sortase, with translation MKLKILSIALFFIFILSGAYIVYQLTEGYLFYHLNQQWSKSVEESSKDEGNSKILAKYRDIYEENPEFAGWIRIKDTMMDYPVMKPMEDNDFYLTHGPSGERSKYGAIYLDVASDLFNQQGNWILYGHYFKDGSMFGMLQEYEQEAFYKEHPTIEFDTIYQEGTYEIIAVFLSKVYQQDQNIFKYYKYTDIQSQEEFEAYVRGIKELSLYPTGKTASYGDSLITLSTCDYWTENGRLAVVAKKLECSAKKQ, from the coding sequence ATGAAATTAAAAATTTTATCCATCGCCCTCTTTTTTATATTTATTCTCAGCGGAGCCTATATTGTTTATCAACTGACAGAAGGCTATTTATTCTATCACCTAAACCAGCAGTGGAGTAAGTCTGTAGAAGAGTCCAGCAAAGACGAGGGGAATTCGAAAATTTTAGCTAAATATCGAGATATCTATGAAGAAAACCCCGAGTTTGCAGGCTGGATTAGAATTAAAGATACAATGATGGATTATCCGGTAATGAAGCCGATGGAGGACAATGATTTTTACTTGACTCATGGTCCCAGCGGGGAGCGAAGCAAATACGGCGCGATTTATCTGGATGTGGCCAGCGATCTATTCAATCAGCAGGGAAACTGGATTCTCTATGGACATTATTTTAAGGATGGCAGCATGTTTGGTATGCTGCAAGAGTATGAGCAGGAAGCTTTTTATAAGGAGCATCCGACTATTGAATTTGATACCATTTATCAAGAAGGCACCTATGAGATTATTGCCGTCTTTTTATCGAAGGTGTATCAGCAGGATCAGAATATTTTTAAATATTACAAGTACACCGACATTCAATCCCAAGAGGAGTTTGAGGCTTATGTTCGGGGCATCAAAGAATTATCCCTGTATCCCACAGGCAAGACGGCATCCTATGGCGATTCGTTGATTACTTTGTCCACCTGTGATTATTGGACAGAAAATGGTCGTCTGGCTGTAGTGGCAAAAAAGCTGGAATGTTCTGCAAAAAAGCAGTAG
- a CDS encoding GNAT family N-acetyltransferase, whose amino-acid sequence MIRKAVERDLAGIAGIYEAIIDQEEKNAASIGWKRGVYPTEDTARQALNRGDLYVMEADGQTIVGSAIINQVQVAEYANCPWQYPAAEKDVLVLHTLVVDPAQSKNGCGRSFVNFYEELAREAGIRYLRMDTNVRNEVARAFYRKMGYKEPGIVSCVFNGIEGVQLVCLEKKLEEVI is encoded by the coding sequence ATGATACGCAAAGCTGTAGAAAGAGACCTCGCAGGAATTGCCGGTATCTATGAGGCTATTATTGATCAAGAGGAAAAAAATGCTGCCAGCATAGGCTGGAAGCGCGGCGTTTATCCAACGGAGGATACCGCCCGCCAGGCCCTGAACCGGGGGGACTTGTATGTGATGGAGGCGGATGGGCAGACTATTGTTGGATCAGCTATTATCAATCAGGTTCAGGTTGCGGAATATGCAAACTGCCCTTGGCAGTATCCCGCAGCAGAGAAGGATGTTTTAGTGTTGCATACGCTGGTGGTGGATCCGGCTCAGTCAAAAAACGGCTGTGGACGGTCTTTTGTAAACTTCTATGAGGAGCTGGCCAGAGAGGCGGGCATTCGCTATTTACGCATGGATACCAATGTCAGAAATGAAGTAGCTCGAGCCTTTTACCGGAAAATGGGGTATAAGGAGCCGGGGATTGTATCTTGTGTGTTCAATGGTATAGAAGGTGTGCAGCTTGTCTGCCTAGAGAAGAAATTGGAGGAAGTGATATGA
- the ygiD gene encoding 4,5-DOPA-extradiol-dioxygenase, producing MKKMPVLFVGHGSPMNAVEENEFVEEWRSLAQKMPRPKAILSVSAHWYTEGTRVMTSEAGETIYDMYGFPKELYDITYPAKGAPELAKNVMKLISREVLADNSWGLDHGTWSVLHRIYPQADIPVFQLSVDRYASAEEHYQIGQQLAVLREQGVLIFGSGNVVHNLARVDWSMERSGYPWAEEFDQYITENIRKQEDKALVGYEQAGRAADLAVPILDHYAPLLYVLGASDADDQLTIFNQACVLGSLSMTGYLFGAAV from the coding sequence ATGAAGAAAATGCCTGTGCTGTTCGTCGGTCACGGTTCGCCTATGAATGCCGTAGAGGAAAATGAGTTTGTTGAAGAGTGGCGGTCTCTGGCTCAGAAGATGCCTAGACCAAAGGCTATTTTATCCGTGTCAGCTCACTGGTATACAGAAGGAACGCGGGTTATGACCTCGGAGGCAGGAGAGACCATCTATGATATGTATGGATTTCCTAAGGAACTTTATGATATTACTTATCCGGCCAAGGGAGCCCCTGAGTTGGCAAAAAATGTAATGAAACTGATAAGCCGGGAAGTGTTGGCGGATAATTCCTGGGGATTAGATCATGGAACCTGGTCTGTGCTGCATCGGATTTATCCTCAGGCGGATATCCCGGTGTTTCAACTGAGCGTGGATCGCTATGCATCTGCGGAAGAGCATTATCAGATTGGGCAGCAGCTGGCAGTTCTTCGGGAACAGGGCGTGCTGATTTTTGGCAGCGGTAATGTGGTACACAATTTAGCTCGGGTGGATTGGAGCATGGAACGGTCTGGGTATCCATGGGCGGAAGAGTTTGATCAATATATAACCGAGAATATTCGGAAGCAAGAAGATAAGGCGCTGGTTGGCTATGAGCAGGCCGGCAGAGCAGCGGATTTGGCGGTTCCGATTTTGGATCACTATGCCCCGCTGCTTTATGTACTGGGCGCATCCGATGCGGATGATCAGTTGACTATATTTAATCAGGCTTGCGTGCTGGGATCTCTGTCCATGACCGGGTATCTGTTTGGAGCAGCGGTATAG
- a CDS encoding pirin family protein — translation MSICKVIQEVKGQRAIDGAGVHLVRVLGNKNVQEFDPFLMLDSFDSKEPSDYTAGFPMHPHRGIETITYLISGEIEHKDSLGNRGTIGPGEAQWMTAGSGILHEEMPLAAERMLGFQLWLNLSREEKMSEPRYLSIGDEQIGETQVGQAQVRVLSGSFQEATGVTPNHLPVSIYDVTLPKGADISIPVKSGERAFVFLIEGDGYMDGSRISSKTAVLFGSGDEVLVTAPAESDSRFIFFSGKPLEEPIAWGGPIVMNTREELNKAFEELEQGTFIK, via the coding sequence ATGAGTATTTGTAAGGTAATACAGGAAGTAAAGGGACAGCGGGCTATTGATGGAGCAGGGGTTCATCTTGTTCGTGTTTTAGGCAATAAAAATGTGCAGGAGTTTGACCCTTTTTTGATGTTAGATTCTTTTGATTCCAAGGAGCCATCAGATTATACGGCTGGATTTCCGATGCATCCTCACCGGGGCATTGAGACGATCACGTATCTAATCTCCGGGGAGATTGAGCATAAGGACAGCTTGGGAAACCGTGGAACCATCGGACCGGGAGAGGCTCAATGGATGACAGCAGGAAGCGGTATTCTCCATGAGGAAATGCCTCTGGCAGCAGAACGGATGCTAGGGTTTCAGCTGTGGTTAAACCTGTCAAGAGAAGAGAAGATGTCGGAGCCTCGCTATTTGAGTATTGGCGATGAGCAGATTGGGGAGACCCAGGTCGGTCAGGCACAGGTGCGGGTTTTGTCGGGCAGCTTTCAGGAGGCTACCGGGGTGACGCCGAATCACTTGCCGGTTTCGATTTATGACGTGACGCTGCCTAAAGGCGCGGATATTTCTATTCCGGTAAAGTCTGGAGAAAGGGCTTTTGTGTTCCTTATTGAAGGCGACGGCTACATGGATGGCAGTCGGATATCCAGCAAGACGGCGGTTCTTTTCGGCAGTGGTGACGAGGTCTTGGTGACAGCTCCGGCGGAATCTGATTCCAGATTTATCTTTTTCTCAGGCAAGCCACTTGAAGAGCCTATTGCTTGGGGAGGCCCCATCGTTATGAATACCAGAGAAGAGCTGAATAAAGCTTTTGAAGAACTGGAGCAGGGGACCTTTATCAAATAA
- the rsgA gene encoding ribosome small subunit-dependent GTPase A — translation MRKDFEAVNINLKNYGLNERFNQEATLYEGLFIARVTEQHRELYKVINEWGEMEASVSGKLAYQADDQTSFPAVGDWVMIDRLEGSNGKAIIHHILRRKSVLARQAAGTENVGQVIAANIDTIFICMSLNADFNVRRIERYLTIAWDSMATPVIILTKSDLCNDLPLKLKEIASVSMGVAVIICSSENEEGFGELNAYIRPEETIAFVGSSGVGKSTLINCLMGQNVLATNGIREEDAKGRHTTTHRQLLLLPKGGIVIDTPGMRELQIHTGNLSKTFEDVEEIAAQCKFGDCSHGVEPGCAIREAIEKGTLSQKRFESYQKLQREVSYDGLNARQLENEKLHRMFGGKAEMKQLKKYMKDKKNNR, via the coding sequence TTGCGAAAGGATTTTGAAGCAGTGAATATCAATTTAAAAAACTATGGACTAAATGAACGATTTAACCAAGAAGCAACCCTATACGAGGGTCTGTTTATTGCCAGGGTGACCGAGCAACACCGTGAGTTATATAAAGTAATCAATGAATGGGGTGAAATGGAAGCGAGTGTTTCGGGAAAACTTGCTTATCAGGCAGATGATCAAACCAGTTTCCCTGCCGTTGGAGATTGGGTAATGATTGACCGATTGGAAGGAAGTAACGGCAAAGCCATTATTCATCACATTTTGCGTCGTAAAAGCGTTTTAGCACGGCAGGCCGCCGGTACGGAAAACGTCGGGCAAGTGATTGCGGCCAACATTGATACAATCTTCATTTGTATGTCCCTTAACGCGGATTTTAATGTTCGTCGAATAGAGCGATATTTAACCATTGCATGGGACAGTATGGCAACCCCGGTTATCATTCTGACCAAATCCGATTTGTGCAATGATTTACCGCTTAAGTTGAAGGAAATTGCTTCCGTGAGCATGGGCGTGGCTGTTATCATCTGTTCTTCTGAAAATGAAGAAGGGTTTGGCGAACTTAACGCTTATATTAGACCAGAAGAAACAATTGCCTTTGTAGGTTCGTCAGGGGTTGGCAAGTCTACACTTATCAATTGTCTTATGGGGCAGAATGTACTTGCGACAAACGGGATACGAGAAGAGGATGCCAAGGGTAGACATACCACAACCCACCGGCAGTTATTGCTGTTGCCAAAGGGTGGTATTGTCATAGACACGCCTGGTATGCGAGAGTTACAGATTCATACGGGCAACTTGTCAAAAACCTTTGAGGATGTGGAAGAAATTGCTGCCCAGTGTAAGTTTGGCGATTGTTCTCACGGTGTAGAGCCAGGCTGTGCTATTAGGGAAGCCATTGAAAAGGGGACACTGTCGCAAAAACGCTTTGAGAGCTATCAAAAATTGCAGCGGGAAGTATCCTATGATGGACTGAATGCTCGCCAGCTTGAAAACGAGAAGCTTCATAGAATGTTCGGTGGCAAGGCTGAAATGAAACAGTTAAAAAAATATATGAAAGATAAGAAGAATAATAGATAA
- a CDS encoding CD3324 family protein: MVYKNANHVLPEELILVIQQHIDGEYLYIPRKEENKKGWGELRNSKTLLEKRNETIFMEYQRGTPVQQLANTFYLSPKTVYKILAEMKKDR, encoded by the coding sequence ATGGTCTACAAAAATGCAAATCATGTACTGCCAGAGGAGTTGATTCTGGTCATACAACAACATATTGACGGCGAATATCTTTATATTCCTCGTAAAGAGGAAAACAAAAAAGGCTGGGGTGAATTGCGTAATAGCAAGACATTACTTGAGAAACGCAATGAAACTATTTTTATGGAATACCAGCGTGGTACACCTGTCCAGCAGCTGGCAAATACGTTTTACCTGTCGCCAAAGACTGTATACAAGATTCTGGCTGAAATGAAAAAGGATAGATAG
- a CDS encoding SAM-dependent methyltransferase yields MEYPKSQKYNTPELLSTAMGPNPFKLQEEMLLNHKIPAESLVCDLGSGQGHTSVMLAKDYGFKVYAADLWSEPAENRSFFYKMGLTLNQVTPVKADATALPFEKEFFDAVVSTDSYNYWGRDPKYLDEKLLPFIKPGGYIYCCVPGLKKDCHDNLPKELLLSWSPEELAYLRDLVYWTKIVSSSRDAEVLSIYEMESNENVWQDWLKQEENEVAVHCRKTMEAGGGKYLNFIAFVLRKK; encoded by the coding sequence ATGGAATATCCAAAAAGCCAGAAATATAACACCCCCGAATTACTGTCGACGGCTATGGGACCTAATCCCTTTAAATTACAGGAAGAAATGCTGCTAAATCATAAAATTCCTGCTGAAAGTCTTGTTTGCGACCTGGGGAGCGGGCAAGGGCATACAAGTGTTATGCTTGCAAAAGATTATGGTTTCAAAGTGTATGCTGCTGACTTATGGAGTGAACCAGCGGAAAACCGCAGTTTTTTTTATAAGATGGGTTTAACGCTTAATCAGGTTACACCGGTTAAGGCTGATGCTACCGCGTTGCCCTTTGAAAAAGAGTTTTTTGATGCGGTAGTCAGCACGGACTCTTACAATTATTGGGGACGTGATCCAAAATACTTAGATGAGAAATTACTGCCTTTTATTAAACCCGGTGGATATATTTACTGCTGTGTGCCGGGACTGAAAAAGGATTGCCATGATAACCTGCCGAAAGAACTGCTCCTCTCCTGGTCACCAGAGGAACTTGCCTATCTGCGAGATCTTGTTTATTGGACGAAAATCGTGAGCAGCAGTCGGGATGCAGAGGTTCTTTCTATATACGAGATGGAAAGCAACGAGAATGTCTGGCAGGATTGGCTGAAACAAGAAGAAAATGAGGTAGCGGTTCATTGCCGCAAAACAATGGAGGCCGGTGGCGGAAAATATCTGAATTTTATTGCTTTTGTACTGCGGAAAAAATAA
- a CDS encoding arginase family protein: protein MNPYEKKHLNLFIPQWQSGGQEMSTYEGGLEIINHYLPDCELSTVDVSTQPISQQKNNILGYDDIMNQLRQAKEQISQHQPKTIFTIGGGCDSDMASISYLNQLTQGDMTLLYFDSHGDLHTPESSDSKYFYGMPLRTLQGQGDEKMVHTLFSSLDPSQVMLLGARDLDEAEKQYIKDAPITALTVADMERSTEKVLSMVREKNHRYIYVHIDLDVLDPGEFPYVPVPAANGLKIRNFLEILKRLNQEFHLIGLGLLEYNVSGGKEDEVIKEIVRLGCGMDTKKRNHLNLLYPQWQGGGANKATYEGALDLKKDYLDMEQFVEIPVDLQEDLSIENNIWGYHTIYKQLHTVKAMLDTEEPHTLFTVGGGDDVEVLPLSYMNYTSQGDLAVLFFDAHGDLNTPESSPSKNFHGMPLRTLLGDTHETILDLMYSTLTPAQVVMVGTRDCDPVEEQYIAENQLRVITAPTANRQPEAVLSALKEKGKKKLYIHIDIDVIDPLEFPYQPVPAAGGLHTETLSKLLKLCSEEFEVVGLCMLGYTALGQKKIAILEEIIQLGMSI from the coding sequence GTGAATCCATATGAAAAAAAACATTTAAACCTTTTTATCCCCCAATGGCAGAGCGGCGGACAAGAAATGTCTACTTATGAAGGCGGCCTGGAAATCATCAACCATTACCTGCCGGATTGTGAACTTTCTACTGTTGATGTAAGCACTCAGCCCATCAGTCAACAAAAGAATAACATTCTCGGTTATGACGACATCATGAACCAGCTACGTCAAGCCAAAGAGCAGATTTCACAGCACCAGCCGAAAACCATTTTTACCATCGGCGGCGGTTGTGATTCGGATATGGCCAGCATCTCCTACCTCAACCAACTGACTCAGGGGGACATGACCCTGCTGTACTTTGATTCCCACGGTGATCTGCACACACCAGAATCCTCTGACAGCAAGTACTTTTACGGTATGCCCCTTCGAACCCTCCAGGGACAAGGTGATGAAAAAATGGTCCATACACTGTTTTCCAGTCTGGATCCTTCTCAGGTTATGCTGCTGGGAGCACGGGACTTAGATGAAGCAGAGAAACAATACATCAAGGATGCTCCCATCACAGCCCTGACGGTAGCTGATATGGAAAGAAGTACAGAAAAGGTCCTTTCCATGGTACGGGAAAAGAATCACCGCTATATCTATGTGCACATTGATTTAGACGTATTAGACCCTGGTGAGTTTCCTTACGTACCGGTTCCTGCTGCCAATGGCCTGAAAATACGTAATTTCTTAGAGATCTTGAAGAGGCTGAACCAAGAATTTCACCTCATCGGACTTGGACTTTTAGAATATAATGTCTCAGGCGGCAAGGAAGATGAGGTCATCAAAGAAATTGTACGGCTGGGATGCGGTATGGATACTAAAAAAAGAAATCACTTAAATCTTCTTTATCCACAGTGGCAGGGCGGCGGTGCAAATAAGGCCACCTACGAAGGAGCCTTAGATCTGAAAAAAGATTATTTAGATATGGAACAGTTTGTAGAAATTCCTGTGGACCTTCAGGAAGACTTGTCCATCGAAAACAATATCTGGGGCTATCACACCATCTATAAGCAGCTTCACACCGTAAAAGCGATGCTGGATACAGAAGAGCCTCACACCTTATTCACCGTAGGAGGCGGCGATGACGTGGAAGTCCTGCCCTTATCCTACATGAACTATACATCCCAAGGAGATCTAGCTGTGCTCTTTTTCGATGCTCATGGCGATCTCAACACACCAGAGTCCTCTCCTAGTAAGAATTTTCACGGCATGCCCCTCCGCACACTTCTGGGGGACACTCATGAAACCATCCTGGACCTGATGTATTCCACCCTCACACCTGCTCAGGTGGTTATGGTAGGGACTCGGGACTGCGATCCAGTTGAAGAGCAATATATCGCGGAGAATCAGCTTCGCGTAATCACAGCCCCTACGGCTAACCGCCAGCCAGAAGCCGTTCTTTCAGCTTTAAAAGAAAAAGGCAAGAAAAAACTCTATATCCACATCGATATCGATGTCATCGACCCGTTGGAATTTCCCTACCAGCCCGTTCCGGCAGCCGGTGGCCTGCACACGGAGACTCTTTCCAAGTTATTAAAGTTATGTTCTGAAGAATTTGAGGTAGTGGGCCTGTGCATGTTAGGCTATACCGCTTTAGGACAGAAGAAAATTGCTATTCTAGAAGAAATTATCCAGCTGGGCATGAGCATATAA
- a CDS encoding LysR family transcriptional regulator has translation MSLSQYGAFIKTVECGSLTKAAEALGYTQSGISHLLNALEKDMQMTLLIRERSGVRMTSDGQQLLPYFQAICNGYHNLSAKVKEIQRLESGLVRVGTFTSVSAQWLPGMIAAFQIDFPHIQFELLHGTNEENEAWVKNGRVDCAFVRVPGDEQLEIIFLRRDPLVAVLPENHPLAEQPTFPLANLPHYAYIKLYEGIDEEVPEVLELFQAWNLQPEVRFSEKDDYAIVAMVEKGLGISILPELVLKDTGRRVVSKVLDVPAYRDLGVAVRDQSLLSASAQTFLTYVQRWIAEEYGDGDRF, from the coding sequence ATGAGCTTGTCTCAATATGGGGCTTTTATTAAAACCGTGGAATGTGGCAGTCTGACTAAAGCAGCCGAAGCTTTGGGCTATACCCAGTCAGGCATCAGCCACTTGCTGAATGCCTTGGAAAAGGACATGCAAATGACGTTGCTTATTCGGGAGCGGTCAGGGGTGCGGATGACATCGGATGGACAGCAGTTATTGCCTTATTTTCAGGCAATTTGTAACGGGTATCACAACTTGTCAGCCAAGGTGAAGGAAATACAACGGTTGGAGTCGGGGCTAGTGCGAGTTGGTACGTTTACCAGTGTGTCCGCTCAGTGGCTGCCAGGAATGATTGCCGCTTTTCAAATAGATTTTCCACACATTCAGTTTGAACTGCTCCACGGCACCAATGAAGAAAATGAAGCTTGGGTCAAAAATGGACGGGTTGACTGCGCATTTGTCCGAGTGCCCGGGGATGAGCAGCTGGAAATCATATTTTTAAGGCGAGATCCACTGGTGGCCGTTCTGCCAGAGAACCACCCCTTGGCAGAGCAGCCAACTTTTCCTCTAGCCAATTTGCCGCACTATGCCTATATAAAGTTGTATGAAGGCATAGATGAGGAAGTACCAGAGGTGCTAGAGCTATTTCAAGCCTGGAATCTTCAACCGGAAGTTCGCTTCTCAGAAAAAGATGATTATGCCATTGTAGCCATGGTAGAAAAGGGACTGGGGATTAGTATTCTGCCGGAGTTGGTCTTGAAGGATACCGGCCGTCGGGTGGTGAGCAAAGTTTTGGATGTACCGGCTTATCGAGATTTGGGAGTCGCGGTTCGAGATCAAAGCCTGCTGTCTGCATCGGCTCAAACATTTTTGACTTATGTACAGAGATGGATTGCGGAGGAATACGGAGATGGTGATCGGTTCTAG
- a CDS encoding putative NPN-dependent ornithine cyclodeaminase → MQFKLNDYCEPDFSLDKFVNSPDVILEHAPKDMVAPLGFHATSIFPEYYKIDGKWLLAEDSRMDCVAIYENGKIYVREFRNIRGGDAVVMGRTENCQEGIYVHADCFRSKEQKNQEAFAFRQGRSRETGFSCDYDHINGLLKHEKENGYVVWVLGPACTFDLEARKCFSKLIENGYVHALLAGNALATHDLEAGLLGTALGQDLYTQRPHFNGHYNHIDTINKVNLHGSVANFIEKENIQDGIMYSMVKSEVPFVLNGSIRDDGPLPDVYEHTYDGQDAMRAHLRKATTVIGMATTLHTIASGNMTPTYRVLADGTIREVYFYTVDTAEFAVNKLGDRGSLGARGIVTNVQDFVGNLCKGLGL, encoded by the coding sequence ATGCAGTTTAAATTAAATGACTATTGTGAGCCGGATTTTTCGCTGGACAAATTTGTGAATTCTCCGGATGTAATTTTAGAACACGCACCGAAGGACATGGTAGCCCCTCTGGGCTTTCACGCCACCTCTATTTTCCCTGAATATTATAAAATCGACGGTAAATGGCTGTTAGCAGAAGATTCCAGAATGGACTGTGTGGCAATATATGAAAATGGAAAGATTTACGTGCGGGAATTCCGGAATATCCGGGGCGGAGATGCTGTTGTCATGGGGCGAACGGAAAACTGTCAGGAAGGTATCTATGTTCACGCAGATTGCTTCCGCTCGAAGGAACAGAAGAACCAGGAAGCCTTTGCCTTTCGTCAGGGCAGGAGCAGAGAGACGGGCTTTTCCTGTGACTACGACCATATAAATGGTTTGTTGAAGCACGAGAAGGAAAATGGTTATGTGGTTTGGGTTCTGGGCCCAGCCTGTACCTTTGATTTAGAAGCCAGAAAGTGTTTTTCAAAATTGATTGAAAACGGGTACGTTCATGCACTTTTAGCGGGAAATGCTCTTGCTACCCACGATTTAGAAGCAGGCCTTTTGGGTACGGCTCTGGGCCAGGACCTGTATACACAGCGGCCGCACTTCAACGGGCATTACAACCACATTGATACCATCAACAAGGTGAACCTTCATGGCTCCGTCGCGAATTTCATTGAGAAGGAGAACATTCAGGACGGTATCATGTACAGTATGGTGAAAAGTGAGGTTCCTTTTGTACTCAACGGTTCCATCCGAGACGACGGACCGCTGCCGGATGTATATGAACATACTTATGACGGACAGGATGCCATGCGAGCTCATCTGAGAAAGGCCACTACGGTCATTGGCATGGCTACCACCCTTCACACCATTGCCTCTGGCAACATGACTCCTACCTATAGAGTCTTGGCAGATGGAACCATCCGAGAAGTCTATTTCTACACGGTAGATACGGCAGAATTTGCTGTCAACAAGTTGGGAGACCGAGGCAGTCTGGGAGCAAGAGGAATCGTGACCAACGTGCAGGATTTTGTAGGAAACCTCTGCAAGGGTCTGGGCCTGTAA
- a CDS encoding DUF6485 family protein — translation MAEREHFCTCTDTACKLNPCNHDLGCDPCIKKNLREGEIPSCFFHLVREDISELSEFTLESFTDFYLKNKRITS, via the coding sequence ATGGCAGAACGTGAACATTTCTGTACATGTACAGACACGGCGTGCAAGTTAAATCCCTGCAATCACGATTTAGGGTGTGATCCCTGTATCAAGAAAAACCTTCGAGAGGGAGAAATTCCTAGTTGTTTTTTTCATCTGGTGCGGGAGGATATTTCTGAACTCAGCGAGTTTACGCTGGAGAGCTTTACCGACTTTTACTTGAAGAATAAACGTATAACTTCATAG
- a CDS encoding CDIF630_02480 family spore surface protein produces the protein MKKEINLAKHELKGQRLAEHIENAGSNRTAALTDTAWIVEDTNMTIPSERAVEEAKDWVDNGSQL, from the coding sequence ATGAAAAAAGAAATAAATTTAGCAAAACATGAGCTGAAAGGACAACGGCTGGCAGAGCATATAGAAAATGCCGGCAGCAACCGAACAGCAGCCTTGACGGATACAGCCTGGATCGTAGAGGATACCAATATGACCATTCCATCGGAGCGGGCGGTGGAGGAAGCAAAGGACTGGGTAGACAACGGCAGCCAACTATAA
- a CDS encoding cupin domain-containing protein, whose amino-acid sequence MSNVCIKNINHEEVVSLAGQVEIMAGQVVSKTLAQNSAVSITLFAFAKGEEISSHDSNGDAMVTVLEGTGRFTVDGKDYLLHAGETLIMPAKKPHAVYAQETFKMMLVVVFPQ is encoded by the coding sequence ATGAGCAATGTATGTATTAAAAATATCAATCACGAAGAAGTGGTTTCGTTGGCTGGACAGGTGGAGATTATGGCTGGACAGGTGGTCAGCAAGACTTTGGCACAAAATTCGGCTGTAAGTATTACCTTGTTTGCCTTTGCCAAAGGAGAGGAGATCAGTTCACATGATTCCAACGGAGACGCTATGGTTACCGTATTAGAAGGCACCGGACGGTTTACCGTAGACGGGAAGGACTATTTACTTCATGCCGGAGAGACGCTGATTATGCCGGCAAAAAAGCCTCATGCGGTCTATGCACAAGAGACCTTTAAGATGATGCTGGTAGTCGTTTTTCCTCAGTAG